A single genomic interval of Candidatus Bipolaricaulis anaerobius harbors:
- the glpK gene encoding glycerol kinase GlpK produces the protein MADYVGALDLGTTGVRCVVYDRGLRPVAAAYRELPLHYPRPGWVEQDPALLVAAAQDVSSRALAQARLSPADLVALGITNQRETVVAWDRTGRPLGPAIVWQDRRTAPLCERLREEGHEAWVRKKTGLPLDPYFSATKIAWLLDHVPGLRERAARGEALVGTVDAWLLWNLAGIHATDPTNASRTLLYDLRAGSWDPGLRDLFGVPEACLPEIRPSVSVFGRTRPDFLGAPVPVGGVLGDQQAALFGHAAVEAGEAKVTWGTGAFLLMNVGGEPVVSRHGLLTTVAYAMAGEVRYALEGAVFVAGAALQWLRDGLGIIGDVAQSEALAQTIPSTDGVYFVPALTGLGAPYWDPHARGTIVGLTRGTVRAHLVRAALEAIAYQTYDVVRAMEADAGVTLAELRVDGGAARNAFLCQFQADLLGIPVVRPAEGEMTARGAALAAGLSAGWWPEPAAVRALPTALSRFSPRSHVPERGSWLTGWRRAVDRARHWAPDA, from the coding sequence ATGGCGGACTACGTGGGGGCGCTCGACCTCGGCACGACCGGGGTGAGGTGCGTGGTCTACGACCGAGGGCTCCGGCCCGTCGCTGCGGCGTACCGGGAGCTCCCCCTCCACTACCCCCGCCCGGGGTGGGTGGAGCAGGATCCGGCGCTCCTCGTTGCCGCGGCCCAGGACGTCTCCTCCCGTGCCCTCGCCCAGGCGCGCCTCTCGCCCGCGGACCTCGTCGCCCTCGGGATCACGAACCAGCGGGAGACGGTCGTCGCCTGGGACCGCACGGGACGGCCGCTTGGCCCGGCGATCGTATGGCAGGACCGCCGCACCGCCCCGTTGTGCGAGCGGCTGCGGGAGGAGGGGCACGAGGCGTGGGTACGGAAGAAGACGGGGCTCCCCTTGGATCCCTACTTCTCGGCGACGAAGATCGCTTGGCTCCTCGACCACGTCCCGGGATTGCGGGAGAGGGCCGCGCGGGGGGAGGCCCTCGTCGGCACGGTGGACGCGTGGCTCCTGTGGAACCTCGCCGGGATCCACGCCACCGATCCCACCAACGCCTCGCGCACCCTCCTCTACGACCTCCGGGCCGGGAGCTGGGACCCGGGGCTCCGGGACCTGTTTGGGGTTCCGGAGGCGTGTCTGCCCGAGATCCGGCCGAGCGTATCCGTGTTCGGACGCACGCGGCCTGACTTCCTGGGGGCGCCCGTCCCGGTGGGAGGGGTCCTCGGAGACCAGCAGGCAGCCCTGTTCGGACACGCTGCGGTTGAGGCTGGGGAGGCGAAGGTCACCTGGGGCACTGGGGCGTTCCTCCTCATGAACGTGGGGGGCGAGCCGGTGGTGAGCCGTCACGGCCTCCTCACCACCGTGGCCTACGCCATGGCGGGGGAGGTCCGCTACGCGCTCGAGGGGGCGGTGTTCGTGGCGGGGGCCGCGCTCCAGTGGCTGCGGGATGGGCTCGGGATCATCGGCGACGTCGCCCAGAGCGAGGCCCTCGCCCAGACGATCCCCTCTACCGATGGGGTGTACTTCGTGCCCGCGTTGACCGGGCTGGGGGCCCCGTACTGGGATCCCCACGCGCGGGGTACGATCGTCGGCCTCACCCGGGGCACGGTCCGGGCCCACCTTGTGCGGGCGGCCCTGGAGGCGATCGCGTACCAAACCTACGACGTCGTCCGGGCGATGGAGGCCGACGCGGGGGTGACCTTGGCCGAGCTCCGCGTGGACGGAGGGGCAGCGCGGAATGCGTTTCTGTGCCAGTTCCAGGCTGACCTCCTCGGGATCCCCGTGGTCCGGCCGGCGGAGGGGGAGATGACCGCGCGCGGCGCGGCCCTGGCGGCCGGGCTTTCCGCCGGGTGGTGGCCCGAGCCCGCCGCCGTGCGGGCGCTGCCCACCGCGCTCTCCCGCTTCTCGCCCCG